The window AAGAAAGGGTTATGCTACCGCTTGTGTGGCGGCGTTGAGTCAAGCCTTACTGGATCGGGGATATAAATATTGTTTCTTGTCTACAGATTTAACTGATCCTGCCCCAAATCACCTTTATCAGGCGATCGGATATCAGCCTTTGGATGATTATATGCAGCACTACGGGTTTGATAGCTGATACAGGGGAATATAGGTGCAGTTGCTCTACTGTCACTCGTGATGTAAGCTTCTGCCAGTTTCGTGCTAAAACATGTGGGAAGTATGTATATGCTGTGATGTGTCTAATCTATCGGCAATTTCCCTTTTTGATTAGCGCTCTTGTTACCCGCGAAATCAACTGAAAGAGTATAAGGCTAAAGGTTATTCCTAAAAAAACAAACATCTGCTATTGAAATACTTGAATTCTTAAAAAATTAATCGCTTAATTCGGTGTGAGGATTGAAATTTAATGCGAGTTTTACTGATTTATCCCCTGTTTCCTAAAAGCTTTTGGTCTTTTGAAAAAACGTTAGCCTTGCTGGGTCGCAAGGCAATGCTTCCCCCCTTAGGATTAGTCACAGTGGCAGCTATTCTGCCCCAAACCTGGGAATTTAAGCTGGTGGATCGCAATGTCAGCCAGGTAACGGAAGCCGAGTGGGAGTGGGCAGATTTAGTGATTCTTTCTGCCATGATTGTGCAAAAGGAAGATTTCTTAGCGCAAATTCAGGAAGCGAAACGGCGAGGGAAAGCGGTTGCTGTCGGTGGTCCTTACCCAACAGCGTTACCCCACGAAGCCGAAGCATCGGGTGCTGACTATTTGATTTTAGATGAAGGGGAAATTACTTTACCCTTGTTTATAGACGCCATTGAACGGGGTGAGTCCTCTGGTATCTTCCGATCTGGGGGAGAGAAACCGGATGTCACGAACACTCCGATTCCTCGCTTCGATTTACTGGAATTTGACGCTTATTCGGAAATGTCCGTTCAGTTTTCGCGAGGCTGTCCGTTTCAGTGCGAATTCTGTGACATTATTGTCCTCTATGGTCGCAAACCCCGGACTAAAACCCCAGCTCAACTTTTGGCGGAATTAGAACGCCTTTATGAGTTAGGTTGGCGACGCAGTATTTTTATGGTGGATGATAACTTCATTGGCAATAAGCGTAATGTCAAGTTATTTCTGAAAGAATTAAAACCCTGGATGGTAGAACACGGGTATCCGTTCTCATTTGCCACTGAGGCATCAGTGGATTTGGCTAAAGACCAAGAACTGATGGATTGGATGGTTCAATGTAATTTTGGGGCGGTGTTTTTAGGGATTGAGACACCGGATGAAGAAAGTTTAGCCTTGACACAAAAGTATCAGAATACGAGAGACTCTTTAAGTGAGGCCGTACATGCGATTACTCGCTCAGGATTGCGAGTGATGGCTGGGTTTATTATTGGCTTTGATGGGGAAAAATCGGGCGCAGGCGATCGCATTGTCCAA of the Allocoleopsis franciscana PCC 7113 genome contains:
- a CDS encoding B12-binding domain-containing radical SAM protein; translated protein: MRVLLIYPLFPKSFWSFEKTLALLGRKAMLPPLGLVTVAAILPQTWEFKLVDRNVSQVTEAEWEWADLVILSAMIVQKEDFLAQIQEAKRRGKAVAVGGPYPTALPHEAEASGADYLILDEGEITLPLFIDAIERGESSGIFRSGGEKPDVTNTPIPRFDLLEFDAYSEMSVQFSRGCPFQCEFCDIIVLYGRKPRTKTPAQLLAELERLYELGWRRSIFMVDDNFIGNKRNVKLFLKELKPWMVEHGYPFSFATEASVDLAKDQELMDWMVQCNFGAVFLGIETPDEESLALTQKYQNTRDSLSEAVHAITRSGLRVMAGFIIGFDGEKSGAGDRIVQFVEKTAIPTALFSMLQALPDTALWHRLKKEGRLRIESANINQTTLMNFVPTRPLEEIANEYIDAFWRLYEPACFLDRTYRHYRILGEATYPKKEKSVKKKLNWVVVRALLTICWRQGVVRNTRWQFWRNFMNMYRYNRGGLSSYLSTCAQIEHFMEYRQIVKEQIEAQLAEFLAQEAQLKETSEDTKMPARLSA